The following DNA comes from Musa acuminata AAA Group cultivar baxijiao chromosome BXJ1-4, Cavendish_Baxijiao_AAA, whole genome shotgun sequence.
TGACTCAGAAATGAAAAACATCGAACCTATTATGGTCGTTTTCTGTTTAAAATTTGGAATTTTGGGTCGTCGAATATCCTAGTGAGCTATTAGCCGGATTTGGTGAGTTGAATTTACTTCAGACGTACGCCATTCTTCAGATTTAATTATTAACAGTCGGAAAGTGAATGATGTTAAAATTATTGTGAAATTTGATTTGTTCTTTTGATAAGCCGAAGAAGTGAAGCGTCTACTAGTAGCTTTTAGTGTTTAGAAAATTTTAGATTATTGTGGTTCTGTAATACTACCGTGGTATGAGTGCTTGATATAGTAAAGCGACATGGTAAATCAAGTCTTTGTTCCTCTGAAGGTGGAACCTAAGAGTTCAACTCACCATTTTGAAAAGCCCCATCATTTTGCACCATTTGGTATTAAGTTCCTGATGTTATTTCTTAATTGAGTATACTTATGAAAACTAAAATTCTGCAGCGACGACACTAACTGGGTTCCACTTTACCATGACGGCCCTTGTTGGTTGGATTTCAAATGCAACTGGCTTATCAGTCTCCAAGCATGTTCCTCTTTGGGAGCTCTTATGGTTCTCCATTGTTGCTAATATGTCAATCACCGGGATGAATCTTAGCCTCATGTTGAACTCAGTTGGATTTTATCAGGTCCATTGTTTTATggttggaaaaaaaaaagcaattatTTATGGTTCCTGATATGTAAGTGTCTCAGATCAAACTTTTTTGTGAAAAATGCAGATATCCAAGTTGAGCATAATACCAGTTGTTTGCTTGATGGAATATTTCTTGCATAGTAAACATTACTCGTCTAGGGTGATAATGGCTGTTACAGCTGTGGCTGTGGGTGTCGGTATCTGCACTGTTACCGATGTCGAGATAAAAAATAAGGGCTTACTTTGTGCATGCGTAGCGGTATTCTGCACATCCTTGCAGCAAATAGTGAGCGTCTTAACTTTTCTTTTGGAATAAGtcatatgatttttcttttcattttatatttctaAAATCATCTAAGATTGGATAGCCAAATTCCTAACTAATTTATTCTTGAAAACCTGCTTGTCATGAAGTTACTTCACATGGTTTATTTCCCCAAGCGAACCAATTTCCAGTGCCATTTATGTATATACACCAACTTCTGTTTTATCCAACTTGATGATTACTGCAGAAGATGCTTTTTATTATCTATGGATTCTGATtttagatgtaacagaatcttgtaGCATGTCTTACTCAGTTAATAGAATCCTGTATGGTCTCTTTATCGGTTGAAAGGCTCCACACAATAACCCTTATGTTGTTTAGGTCACATCATGTTTTAAGTCTTATATTCCAGGGATAAGTCGATTGTTTTCCTCGTCACTAATATGTTTGCATGCTGATTATTTGGGTGTGCACTCTTAAAGAGTCCTATTTGGACCATAGCATTAGTAAATCACTTTTTTGTTTAAGAAGAAACTGTGCTATTGCTTGGGCATTCCTGGTAATTTTCGTGGGATAAATAAAGAGACATCATGACTTCTAAACCTCCTAATTCTCTTTCTTCTGTTTTTTCCTGATATTTTCATTTCTTCTACTTTATTTCTCACTGGTTATAGCTTTTACTTTCCTTCCTCTCTATTTCCTGTTGTTGCAGCAGACCTACAGCATTATGCCTCTGTTCTCTGGTCAAGTAGTTGTACTACTATTTTCGTTTTTAATAGTTGTCTAGTTGTTTACCTGTTGCAAACAAAATGAAAAATCCTTTTTTCATTCTGATTTCTCTAATTTGTGGTCACCAAGATGTTATATTATGGGTCACCtgtatatattttcttcttttgacaTGTATAAAACTTTGCATACACACTTTGAAATTACAAATATGTTAGATTCTTTCACAGTATGTCAATTTATATGCAAATGTTCTCATTTTCTGCGCATAAGCATACTTTTAGCTGGAACTAATTGAGGGCTAGGTTTTACTTCAAAAAATGACTATGCTATCCCTTCTGTTGcttgttttttttaattattattcctTCCTCATTATGTCTTTTATAAGCTACACATTTTTACATGAACTGTATATAAAAGATGGCATTCATTGCTCCGATCATAAAACAACATGAACCTCATTAGTTTAGCTTGTTTCTGATCTTGCTCTCATCGGCAGTCTCTTGGATAGAAAATAGTGGTGGGTATTATCTATCAGATTCCAAAATACTTCAGTATGCCAACTATGCTGTATCTGTCTAATAGCATGCTCGTATACTAGTGTATAGACCATACCAATCATTtccttcatattaaacttttgctAGTCTAACTTGATGGATTATAGCCTAGGAGAAGctataaatattattttgagTCAATGAATTAGGGAACTAGGGACTCAACTAATAGTACAAACCTCTAATAcgggtgaaatatttatgatctaTATTGCTGCTCATGTATGAGCTCCTCCTAGTAGGGGAATTAGTTCTGAAGCAACCACTTAAACGAGCTAAATATCTGCAGTTGGGTATGTCTAACTGACCTACAAGGTGCTAGTTGGTCTTGTTTGAGGGTACAATTTGCAGGGGTTAATGGGTTTAATACTAGGTAGACTAAGCGATATTTGGATAAGTTTTAATGCAGTAGAAGAGGGTTTGGGGTTGTTTAAAATTTAGGTCTTGGTGGCAGCATATACAGAAGGTAGTAAGCATTCCACAATGCATACATTATAATGTTCCAACTAGACCGCACACTACGGCAACATATATCATGCGGACAGATGTGCAGCTGTTACGGTAGTTATGTAGACTCAATTAGTAAGAAGGCTGAGCTGCCTAATATTCTTTAACTTTCTTCTTTGCCTGAGAATTTGTTGTCGGCTATATTTCATTTGTTGTTCTTAAATGATTGATTAATGCTTTAATTTGTGGTTTAACAATTATTAGAAACCCCCATTGTGCTGTTGGTAGATGAATTAATGTTGCTTTTATTATTTCAGACGATCGGGTCTCTTCAGAAAAAGTACGACATTGGTTCGTTTGAACTTCTAAGCAAAACTGCACCAATCCAGGCCATCTCTCTTCTTCTATTTGGCCCGTTCACAGACTACTATCTAAATGGTCATTCACTCTTAACTTACCATTACTCTATGGGAGCAACTGTaagttataaaacctttaaatacaTTTTATAGCAAAGTTGGTTAAATTTGTTTCTTGCTATGAACTTTACATTTCAGGTGGTGATTGTAATAGGTCAGTTTGAGCCATATCCAATTCATAGAGTTGGTTCAGATTAATAACATCTGAACATGTGTCTGAAATAACCTCAGTTTTTTTCTTAGGTTTGCTAAAATTATGTTTCATATATTCAATCGTAGCATCGTGTAATCTAAAATCTTTAGCTTCTAAAATTTGTTTTCAGAATTCAAAATGTAGAGTTAATTTTAGTTGACCTCTAATCAATCAATATAGTATTGTCAGCAAACAACAACATACCATGAGGATATGGCTAGTAGGTTCTTTTATTATCGATGTAAAAAATGTAAGAAGTTAAAGCGGATCCTTGAAGTGACTATCTAATTCT
Coding sequences within:
- the LOC135650933 gene encoding UDP-rhamnose/UDP-galactose transporter 2-like; this encodes MDAEKKKPMVSDAGAWAMNVVSAVGLIMTNKQLMSNSGYGFSFATTLTGFHFTMTALVGWISNATGLSVSKHVPLWELLWFSIVANMSITGMNLSLMLNSVGFYQISKLSIIPVVCLMEYFLHSKHYSSRVIMAVTAVAVGVGICTVTDVEIKNKGLLCACVAVFCTSLQQITIGSLQKKYDIGSFELLSKTAPIQAISLLLFGPFTDYYLNGHSLLTYHYSMGATSFILLSCILAVFCNTSQYLCIGRFSATSFQVLGHMKTVCVLVLGWLLFDSALTLKNILGMLLAVVGMVVYSWAMEHEKKAKISPDIRVDSKLDGEDDMLLEKDNGVAKPDIELAR